A genomic stretch from Helianthus annuus cultivar XRQ/B chromosome 1, HanXRQr2.0-SUNRISE, whole genome shotgun sequence includes:
- the LOC110914593 gene encoding putative nuclease HARBI1, translating into MASNPWWPSSSDDEEEMFFANAVLRAGQILIEEEEEDEEEEEEIGENVITRRIRINRDRQGAHEKLVNDYFSDEPLYNADIFRRRFRMSRRLFTRIANDLAGLDPFFTQRPDARNYEGFTTLQKCTAAIRQLAYGTVADALDEYLQMSARTTRECLYRFCHNVVKLYSKKYLRKPNAYDVQQLYQAHEARHGFPGMLGSIDCMHWGWHNCPTAWRGQYTRGDHGYPTVILEAVASQDLWIWHSFFGLPGSLNDLNVLYQSAIFTDVVNGTGPDTSFTVSGVEYRRGYYLADGIYPSWSTIVKTIPYPEDEKRKKFAKRQEAARKDIERAFGVLRKKWAIVAQRARAFTPKRLRLCMYACILLHNMIIEDEGRAICEYDENASWGNTVPVDPPQQDLNSFSLTNDFTHANLQQDLVEHIWNNVNIVEGDGAEDEDEDE; encoded by the exons ATGGCTTCTAATCCTTGGTGGCCCTCGTCTTCGGATGACGAAGAGGAGATGTTTTTCGCAAACGCTGTTCTACGGGCGGGACAGATTTTAatcgaagaggaagaggaagacgaagaggaagaggaagaaattGGTGAAAATGTTATTACCAGACGAATACGCATTAACAGAGACCGCCAAG GAGCGCACGAGAAATTGGTGAACGATTACTTTTCGGATGAGCCACTTTACAACGCCGACATTTTTAGACGCAGGTTCCGAATGAGTCGCCGCTTATTCACAAGGATTGCCAATGATTTGGCGGGCCTAGACCCGTTTTTCACGCAACGTCCTGATGCTCGAAATTATGAAGGGTTTACAACGTTACAAAAGTGTACTGCGGCCATTCGACAACTGGCGTACGGGACAGTGGCCGACGCTTTGGACGAGTACTTACAGATGTCGGCAAGAACTACGCGGGAATGTTTGTATCGGTTTTGCCATAATGTGGTGAAACTGTATAGCAAAAAATATTTGCGGAAACCAAACGCGTATGATGTTCAACAGTTGTACCAAGCGCATGAAGCAAGGCACGGGTTTCCGGGAATGCTTGGTAGCATTGACTGTATGCATTGGGGGTGGCATAATTGCCCGACTGCGTGGCGCGGCCAATATACGCGAGGTGATCACGGCTATCCAACTGTGATACTTGAAGCTGTGGCATCACAAGATTTGTGGATATGGCATTCTTTCTTTGGTCTCCCTGGTTCACTCAACGACCTCAACGTGTTATACCAATCGGCCATCTTTACCGATGTCGTTAATGGAACGGGACCGGACACAAGTTTTACAGTTTCTGGGGTTGAGTATAGACGTGGGTATTATCTTGCTGACGGGATATATCCGTCTTGGTCTACAATTGTGAAGACTATTCCGTATCCCGAGGACGAAAAACGAAAAAAATTTGCCAAGCGTCAAGAAGCTGCAAGAAAAGACATCGAACGCGCTTTTGGTGTCTTACGAAAAAAATGGGCCATCGTTGCACAACGGGCACGTGCGTTCACCCCAAAAAGGCTGCGTCTTTGTATGTACGCTTGCATTTTGCTCCATAACATGATTATTGAAGACGAAGGTCGGGCGATTTGTGAGTATGATGAGAATGCATCTTGGGGGAACACTGTCCCGGTTGATCCCCCACaacaggatttaaactcgttcTCGCTAACAAACGACTTCACGCATGCAAACCTTCAACAAGATTTGGTAGAACATATTTGGAACAACGTTAACATTGTGGAGGGTGACGGAGCCGAAGACGAAGACGAAGACGAGTAG